A window of Nicotiana sylvestris chromosome 8, ASM39365v2, whole genome shotgun sequence genomic DNA:
ccgctaagagcctatagaaatccccctggaataggttttcggccaaatcaagcctttaaaaATGAGAGGCTGTAGAAACAGaaaactttcactccattgggagaatcatatactagtctattccacagattgagacagttgggtatgttgaatccgatcgaggctaaactacCAAATCCCCCCCCCAGAAATCTTGATCGTTTGGTGATACTAatcagattgaggtccaagctccggaggcacccaatatcaaccagaacccgttgccggcccatcatgagacaaatatgattgagatagtgcataagggaggggagcctaagaagccttcgcaaactgtcatgatgattcgggctagtgcaGCCAAGCCGTTTGAAAAATCAACAAGTGAGGAGTCTGTAATCAAGTTCAACGGGGCAAATAATGAATCATCTGTGggggtcaagaagaggtcctcaagtgacgttgcaggaaaacatgaaagagcgaaagtggttgtgccaggagtgacaaacaagcctgtggtaatcgtgaagggtgctcgcacagatcttgtcattatcaaatcggtaactcaattaccgatagtcaaccgcaaggcagtcccatggaattatgaacaagtgacagtgacttacaaggggaaagaggttaaagaaaaagtgtgtgaaacccatggtttgactcgatcggggagatgctttgcccccgatgagtagagaaaagctaagacctccagagataacccagtgttggtgaagaaagttgtgaccgaggaagaagcagaggaattcctgagaaagatgaaagtgcaggactattccattatggagcagttaaggaagacacctgctcagatctcgctattgtcattattgatccattcagacgagcactgtcgggctttgatgaagatcttgaatgaggcccacgttcctgataaaatctcaataaaccacttggaaaagatagctaacaagatatttgaggtaaacagagtcactttttctgatgatgagttacccgtggagggtactgagcacgaTAGAGCCCTCTACCTGACGGTGAAATGCAAAGATTTCGTGGTTACTCGGGTTTGGTTAACAATGGTTCCAGCGCAAACATTTGCCccctctccactctgaacaagttgaaggtggatgatgaaagaattcacaagaatagtatctacGTTCAGGGATTCGACGgtagagggaaagattcagtcggggacatagtgcttgagcttacaatagggatagttgaatttactatggaattccaggtgctcgatgtggctgtttcttacaatctgctgttaggacgacccttgatccatgctgccaaagcggtcctgTCTACTCTatatcaaatggtcaagttcgaatgggatcgacaggaaattgttgtgcacggcgaggataatttgtgtgttcccaatgATGTCATTGTTCTGTTCATAGAGTTCGAAGATGACAAGGGGCCataggtttatcaggtttttgacacagtatcggtagagaaaattccagaagggaggTGCATTCCAACTCCGAgagtagctgctgcatcagtcatggtagccattgaaatgttaaaaaatggttttgtaccgggcaaaggtttgggtgcatcgctgcaaggtatcgtacaaccggtttctcttcctaaaaacttggatacatttggtctggggttcaagcccatagtcacagacgtgagaagagccagaaaaatgaaatagagagcatgggcccttccaaagccagtcccacgtctttccagatcaattgtcaggcctggtaccagaaagcgcccagtgacAACGGTTCCCAGTTCGGTAgttgatatggatggagatttgatggaaaagttcgagaggatatttgacgaagtgaacatggtggaagctggagagggttctagcaaggtggatgtgcaatttgttgggcccggtgcaaagattaacaattgggaagctactccccTCCCCACCAGGaaagagttttggtagtttgctttgattttctttcagtttatctggattattccagggttgtaattcagattctatgttccgtcagtttggatgtataaaccttgttgtctttaagttcaatgaaatgcaatttcccttgtCTTCCtttctgatagttttattttgtttttcttttcttccttgtacagtctttttatgctggcttcaatgatatgacatgcatgaggaatatCCGGCCCAgacttaaaagccaatctaattctgaaatagtaattcaagaaatagaatgtgatgttgaatcggaatatgatgaagatgaagcctttgaagagattagtaaagaactaagccattatgaagaaaaacccaagcctaacctgagtgatacagaagcagtcaatttaggggaccaagataatatccgagaaactaagataagtgttcaCCTGGAACCACAAATGAGggaggagataatcaaagcattgtttgaattcaaagatatttttgcatagtcttatgacgacatgccaggtctaagcactgacttggtggttcacaaattgcccactgacccagcgttccctcctgtcaagcagaagctgaggaaatttaaaactgatatgagtgtgaagattaaggaagaggtcaccaaacaatTTGAGGccaaagttattcgggtcacccggtatcccacctggttagccaatgttgtacatgtgccgaagaaggatggcaaaaccagggtgtgtgttgattatcgagatctcaacaaggcaagtcccaaagataacttcccattgccgaacatccatatattaatcgataattgtgccaaacatgagattggttcttttgtggattgttatgcgggctaccatcatatcttaatggatgaggaggacgcagaaaagacggcgttcatcacgccatggggaacgtactgctatcgggttatgccatttggtttgaaaaatgctggggcaacctatatgagggcaatgacaaccatatttcaCGACATAATACAGAGGGAGatagaggtttatgtggatgatgtgattataaagtctagaaagcagtctgaccatgtcatagatctgagaaagtttttccaaaggctacgcagatacaatctcaagcttaatcctgcaaatgcgcgttcggtgttccgtctggaaaattgttgggattcatagtcagccgccgaaGTATTGAATTatacccgtcaaagatcaaagctatccaggaattgccacccccaaagaataagactgaggtgatgagtctgttggggagattgaattacatcagccgatttattgctcagctcacgacaacttgtgagcctattttcaaactgttaaagaaagatgataTAGTCAAGTGGACAGATAAATGTCatgaagcatttgataagataaatgggtacttgtcaaacccacccgtgttggtcccgccagaaccagagagacctttgattctatatttgatggtcttggacaattcatttggatatgtgttgggacaacatgacatcactggcaggaaggagtaggccatatattatttcagcaagaagttcacatcttacgaggttaagtacactcatcttgagaggacgtgttgcaccctaacttgggtagcccagaaattgaaacattatttgtcatcttatactacttacctcatctctcgcttggatccgttgaagtatatcttccagaaacctatgcccacgggaagactcgcaaagtggcagattttgctcacagaatttgacattgtctacgtgactcggactgcgatgaaaagCACAAgcgttggccgaccatttggctgagaatcctgtggatgaagaatacgaacctttgaaaacttacttccctgatgaagaggtaatgcgcattgatgagttggaacagattaaaaggccaggatggaaacttttctttgatgtggctgctaacatgaaaggcgttgggataggagcagtacttgtttctgaaataggacatcattaccctgttacggctcagcttcggttctactgtactaataacatggctgagtacaaggcatgcattttgggtttgaggatgtcTGTGGATatggtgtccaggaagtcttggtcttgggtgactcagaccttctggtgcaccagattcaaggagagtgggaaacacgggatataaactcataccgtatcgacaatatttacatgatctttgtcagcgattCTAAtaaatagagttcaggcatatttcgaggattcataatgaggtcgctgatgccttggctactctggcatcaatgttacatcatccagataaggcttatgttgacccgttgcatattcagatCCCTGACCAGCATGTTTATTGTAATGTgatggaagaagaacttgacggtgagccttggtttcatgatatcaaggaatatattaggatgggggtgtatccagtacaagccacaggcgatcaaaagagaacaattagacGATTGGCAAGCAGCTTTTTCTTCAGCggggggttttgtacaaaaggactccagatcttggattgctgagatgtatagatgctagacaggccacaactattatgactgaagtacattctggagtctgtggaccgcacatgagtgggtatgtgctggaaaagaagattcttcgggcaggttattattggctcactatggagcgagattgtatcagtttcgtgcgtaaatgtcattagtgccaagtgcatggagatttgattcattctccaccatctgaattacacacgatgtctacaccgtggccttttgttgcgtggggcatgaatgtcattggaccaattgagccatcagcatcaaacgaccacaggttcattctggtggccattgattatttcaccaaatgggttgaggctaaaacattcaaggctgtaaccaagaaggtggtggttgattttgtgcactcaaatatcatttgttggtttgggataccaaaggtgatcattacagacaatggggctaatctcaatagtcatctgatgaaagaagtgtgtcaacagtttaagattacacatcgcaattccaccccatatcgccccaaggaaaatggagcagtcgaggcagccaacaagaacataaagaagatacttcgaaaaatggtggaagggtccagacaatggcatgagaagctgccgTTTGCGTTGTTGgtttatcgcactactgtccgtacttcagtaggggcgacttcttatttgttggtgtatgacaccgaagcagtgatacccgcagaagtagAAATTCCATCCAttcgaattgtcgcggaggctgagatcgatgatgatgagtgggtcaaaacccgtctgaagcaattaagtttgatcgatgagaagagactggcagcagtgtgtcatggccagttgtatcaacagagaatggcaagagcatacaataagaaggtgcgtccacggaaatttgaagtgagtcagttagtattgaaacgtatcTTGCCttatcaggttgaagcaaaaggaaagttcgccccaaattggcagaggtcgttcgttgtaactagagtgttgtccaatggtgcattgtatttgacagatatagaaggcaagtgtgtagaaatggctatcaattctgatgcagtcaagagatactatgtatgatttctttgtttgattgtacttgtttgtatttggcatgtttcgaatattgaaatgacgaaggcattttgttctgctatctaaacactttatcccttgtcaccccctttgagccttatttatgtTTTTTCATACCCCTTTTTCAGGATCAGTAGCAAATATCAGAAACACAGGCGGAAAtataagtaaaggaagaagagaaaagagaaggaaaataatgaaaagaggaagaaaagaatgaaaaaagagaaaaaaaaagaagaaagaagaaaaacaacaaaaagagaaaaagaaagaaaaaagagaaagaaaagaaagagaaaagataaaatcacaacaacagagtAATTTCTATgacctgaactacgttcgacctgattccacttaaggatacgtaggcagcctcacgattcggtcccatcaaaataaaaatccaaaagtccccaaacaagaaactggggcagaagttgtggttgttataagaaatttgattccgaaagttgtaattttgaaccaattcggattgatttgagcattttataccttttctttctaatcccatccaaaatcccacattacggtccaaagaaagaccttccaatcagtcttcgagaaatgccaagtagagtaggtagaggtgattcatatcagggggcaacactctggtccaaataggaaaaagaaatcaaaaatgagagagtcttattggtgaaaaccctcacgggcaccgtaaggcgacgagagcagagaaaaaataaaaatgagagagtcttattggtgaaaaccctcacgggcaccgtaaggcgatgggagcagagaaaaaaataaaaatgagagagtcttattggtaaaaaccctcacgggcaccgtaaggcgacaggagcagagagaaataaaaaaatatgagagagtcttattggtgaaaaccctcacgggcaccttaaggtAAAAGTGAGTTGAcggatgaacgaatgaaagagtTCTGCTAGTGAAAACTTTTCAAGgcgccgcaggatgaacaaggtcaggatttgggtgaagaaatcaggttatggaaattccgggacaacaaagtatggcaactgaaagttgattggttggacagattgggccgattaatccaaaatgcatgtcatgatcattggtgccagttgcttcactcagataagtctcttttccttttcctcttcagatcgtcttccagttttggatttccttatccttaactctgaaagtcattgcatttcatttcttttgggtttatttctctaagatgttcccgatgtcagttctgtttaagaaaataagaaggaatttcaaagctcactaccagcttcaagattgcaaagcacagtgtggCCAGAGCATACcagagatagcatgatgtaaagtgggataaagtgccagcaaaagttccatcggcagaatgatttagtaatttcatgggagatgcagaggttcagttaaaggggtcagaggtgtgaaacaacggttcgagtatagaacactcgggtcatccaaagtcatgggggtttggaaagtcagtcggaaagtcaagcagttcagggccagttcggggaagctagtcaaaataaaacaatgcagcggagagaccttcagcaagaatgccatcaactaaccaccacattttaaactgacaaaatttttctttgattaaaacaaggCCAGGAAAGTTCGGTTGTTTTGGAGAAACcgtccgtggagaaaggcagtcaccaaacaagtttgatttttgattttcaggaccctcctggaaaatgggacctagcgtaaagttcagaaatagcgtaatctagcataaatgtatcccaaaggaatataagcaggtttaaaagtttgcatgttcgagataagattcaattaggagtttccaggaccctcctaaataatgggacttagtttaagatttcgattagataacaacatttagcgtaaattctgctgtagggtagttaAACTCAGCCATAAAAgttatcactcttaagataaaatttgacttttgattttcaggaccctcctgaataatggggagtagtttaaagaccctcttagataacaagatttagcagaattcacacctttagaagatataactttgatttaaaattgtcatttaattaagagttgtcagaacctcccggataatgggacctagctttcaaattcttagtaatacttggtaatatgatttagttttacactcacatctgtgcccaaccaccaaactggggcagaaaagttttctttgttttgtctattttgttgaagtcaggagcccgcctagagagcaaggaatacatttcgagtcagaagtcaggagcccgcctggagagcagggaatacatttcaagtcagctgtcaggagcccgcctggagagcagggaatacattcaagtttagcagtcaggagcccacctggagagtagggaatacatttcaagtcagcagtcaggagcccacctggagagcaaggaatacattcaagttcagcagtcaggagcccgcctggagagcagggaatacatttcaagttcagcagtcaggatcccgcctggagagcagggaatgcgTTCAAGTTCagcattcaggagcccgcctggagagcagggaatacattcaagtttcagcaatcaggcgtccacccggatgaagggaaaacatctcagattacaattcaaggcggaaACAAGGGgttccaccgggagaatacaagtcagcaagtcaacaagaaccacaagggcaagtttgaagatatagataggattttccaatgcatagatcatagtctagtctagcttctttttattttaccaTGGTGTAgcaaggggttcagtaagcagtagcagcaagagtagcaacagtgaaatcacaacttcatGATAGTCCCAGCTatccaaaactttccgaactacactgaactgattcctttatagccaagaatatgtaggcaacctcggaagggtacggtcaaatatttcaaaaatgcttcccacggagtatgcaaacgggcaaaaatcgctcgtatccgctcactttatatttgcacgaaaactcttcgtgtttccgggcaaagaggggcagctgtgagcacgtaatttttgccctatatgaatcactcccataaattcaaaataaaacaatttttcccGTTGTTTgaaatttttgtggcatttttcgttaattgtttgcatttgtctgcgcatattaactttgtttaattaatgaaaaatacaaaatatcacgcattgcatctaggatttaattttacattttttatattaattagtaaattagtttgttttataaaatatgaaaatcacaaaaaatagttcatttttgcattttagctctttaattttgaattttatagtttttctttaaatttaggatttaattaattattgtaaatactatgatgagtgattaatctaattgggtaggttaatttaggttaaaaattaatttaggaatttatttttaatttgaaaagaagggatttgaaattgaaaaagaaaaagcattgaaataaaagaaaaatccgatttttgggctgttataattgagtttgtccCAGGCCCaagtgttaaacacccattacccGTTCAAATTTCCCCACACCCGGCCCAGTCCAGTAAAACACTCGATCTGGTTTTCCCATTCATTGAAACGACCCCGTCCCACTTAAAATGAATCTGGACCGTCGAGGTTTTCCAGATCCAACGATGGAGAAGCTGGGATCTTCTGGTATAAAAATGTCCTAACTCACCCCCCCTACCCCCTCTCATCGTCCCCACACACCCTCAGAGAACCCTCACCACCTCCGTCGTGAGCAACCTGCCGGAAATCGTCTCCACCGGCGGCGTTGGTCCAATcactaccaaattaacaccatagattcccctccttctcttcttcccaaacctccaaACCCCCTCCCTCGAGTCCTACTGGAACtcgtcgaatcttcaatcgaaagtCAGACAAAAAACCTAATTTCTCCTAAACTACTCCAAATTGACACCACAGAACCGCCACGACCCCCTTATACCTAATCCATCactggtttccctcgaatctgtcCAGAACTCCTTAAATTTTAAATCTGAGTTCGAGCCCTAAAAGTTCAAAACCAACTTCCGGTGAACCTGGTGGCATGCATTGACCCAGGCTTATGTTTTTCATGATTAGAAGGCTGATTCACTACAAAACTGATGATGAtcgtttgttcttgacaaagaacaagtgattgGCATCAGTTTCGTGTAAGTCAGGATATCAAGTGTGGTTTCAAGTTTAGTCGGTACACTTTTCTGAATTCTACACCATGTGAAGTCTGACTTAAAGTGTGAAATGCAATTTGAAAATGTCGAGCATGGTTTCAGCATGTCTGGATCCTTTAATTTAGTTTTATTTCATCTAGATTACGCGTTTACTCAATGTACTGAATGTTTATTATGAGGGCTGTAGTTAATTTGTATATGATATGAAATTATGTTTGGcaaagccttcataactagttgTGGGGTTTGGAGTTCCTGTTGTGGTAGCTAATCATGAACTGTGAAGAAGAAAATTTGACGAAAACTTGTGAATTGGACCCTTAGCTGGGTTCTGTACTAAGCATGTTAGAATAAAGTAGGTTGTGTTGGACCTCTTATTGCTTCGCAAGTTAATTGTTAATTTCAAGTTATTTGGAATGAGGATTTAAGGTGAGGGAGATGGGACGTAGAGAAACATATGTTTATACATGCATGCTGAATCTGAAATCATGTTAGTATACAGATTAGTGAGTAAATTGCTTGTGTATAAGGGTTTGTGGTTACAGCTTGGATAGTCAATTGAATGATGCTTAAATTTATGTGTTTGTTTGTCTCGAGCAATTAGCGATACATTTGTTTATAATGCTGAAATCCAATAGCTTATTTGTGGGTTGATTTCATCATGGCCATTTTGAGCCTAGTTTCTATGTTTGAATTGGGTTGGGCTCAACAGCGACTCAGTCTATGGTCAGTACGTTAATGTTCATTTCTTTGTTAGACTTGGGATCAACTTGGGACCAAAGCCTTGAAATCATTTGGAAACAAAGAAAAATGGTAGTCTTCGGCTATATGTGTACTTTTTGCTGATGGCCGATGTTGGCCCAAACTCTTTCTAATGACTGGCCCACGTCCCCATTGTTAGAAATCGCTAAGTCTGGTTTCTTGAAAACGATTCGAGAATTTCCTATGCCGTTTAATCAATTAACCAAGCCCCTTAATAATTGAGGTGAGCCATATTATAGGATACAAATAGTTTTTGGCCCTCAagcatttagtttgaatttcctTAAGATTAGAAGTGAGGTGCGCCATGCCAAAAAAAGATGACAATtacatggccctcatttaattaactTTGTTTTAACTCTTTAGAATTCGCGGCGTGCCACTTAGTGAAATTTTTGCGGCCCTCGCAAAGCTaagaaaatgcgtagttgctttaggcgcgttattttaataatttaccttcctaaattagggtgcgcatttatgtgacccaaatccaaatctcaacaacgttaaataaaatgtttcgtggaccgcgggtgcatttatgtgacgtggttcaatatatgttttagatgacgttggatcttcctaaaaaataaaaatgaataaagcggttataaagttaaaattaaaccataggttaaaacatgcattaaaatcagataattaagccgaatataatagttgagcaaccgtgctagaaccacggaactcgggaactataatacagagtcaatcctttcctcaattcaggatttgaactggtgacttgggacaccataaatctcataagtggcgactctgaatcttttaataaataatcccgtttcgattgtcactttaagttgggaaaaactcccttatactccctttCGGGGGATg
This region includes:
- the LOC138875989 gene encoding uncharacterized protein; its protein translation is MQRFRGYSGLVNNGSSANICPLSTLNKLKVDDERIHKNSIYVQGFDGRGKDSVGDIVLELTIGIVEFTMEFQVLDVAVSYNLLLGRPLIHAAKAVLSTLYQMVKFEWDRQEIVVHGEDNLCVPNDVIVLFIEFEDDKGP